One Chitinispirillum alkaliphilum genomic region harbors:
- a CDS encoding Phosphoenolpyruvate-protein phosphotransferase of PTS system, with the protein MNKKIPLVNRRYIGISINSGNVTGEVCKYSSQRHRFISQFSLSTDQAIKEELEKFEEVIVLCSHELNRIASDVAKKIGKAEAEIFLTQKHIMNDPKIVSAIRGAVVNGRKNLEWAISEILNSYEEKFSNIDNQYLRERSSDISEIRNRLLNRLTDKKNGFVCHGHESCTKGKYRVIIAEELTPEMVVKMDLDNVLGIVTEKGGMTSHAAIIARSIGIPAVSGVIDILDNAKCGDSILIDGDNGLVFLNPDDQIKSQYVSDEQEPADLVCALKTPEGLEVMANASSVEDVMLAGKVKADGVGLFRTEIMFIKDRHLLSESEQYLYYRKVYDAMEGKPVTFRLLDAGGDKQLPFLKYEQEQNPFLGWRGARFLLGNPEILTTQLTALVRLSTLGKVRIMFPMVVDSIQSEQLIKFTREIVGKCESVPENLSLGAMFEIPSAFLEAKKILSLFDFGSIGSNDLIQYLFAIDRGNALVAGEYNPDHPALWTLLKDLAQNAAALNKPLSLCGEMAAREGMSSRLVDIKIKSVSVAPRLIPRVRNELAHHAGQL; encoded by the coding sequence TTGAATAAAAAAATTCCTCTTGTAAACAGAAGGTACATCGGGATTTCAATTAATAGCGGGAATGTAACCGGGGAGGTGTGTAAATATTCCTCTCAGCGGCATAGGTTTATCTCCCAATTTTCTCTTTCTACAGATCAGGCAATCAAAGAGGAGCTTGAGAAGTTTGAGGAAGTGATAGTGCTCTGCAGCCATGAGTTAAACAGAATAGCAAGTGATGTAGCCAAAAAAATCGGTAAAGCTGAGGCCGAAATTTTCCTTACACAAAAGCACATCATGAATGACCCCAAGATAGTCTCTGCTATAAGGGGTGCAGTAGTTAATGGGCGAAAAAATCTGGAATGGGCGATATCTGAAATATTGAACAGTTATGAGGAGAAGTTTTCAAACATTGACAACCAATACCTCAGGGAGAGATCATCTGACATAAGTGAGATACGGAACAGGCTCTTAAACAGGCTTACAGACAAGAAAAACGGTTTCGTTTGCCACGGTCACGAAAGTTGTACAAAAGGCAAATACAGAGTTATTATTGCTGAGGAGCTTACACCAGAAATGGTGGTAAAAATGGATCTTGATAATGTACTGGGGATTGTCACCGAGAAGGGCGGAATGACTTCTCATGCCGCAATTATTGCCCGTTCAATAGGTATACCAGCCGTATCCGGGGTTATAGACATACTTGATAACGCAAAGTGCGGCGATTCCATTCTCATTGATGGCGATAACGGATTGGTTTTTCTGAATCCTGATGATCAGATAAAGTCTCAGTATGTTTCTGATGAACAGGAACCGGCAGATCTGGTATGTGCATTGAAAACACCTGAGGGTTTGGAGGTGATGGCAAATGCAAGCAGTGTTGAGGATGTAATGCTTGCCGGAAAGGTCAAGGCTGATGGGGTAGGGCTGTTCAGAACTGAAATAATGTTCATCAAAGACAGGCATTTACTTAGTGAGTCTGAGCAGTATCTCTACTATCGCAAAGTTTATGACGCAATGGAAGGTAAACCAGTCACATTCAGGCTCCTTGACGCAGGGGGAGATAAACAACTTCCATTTCTGAAATATGAGCAGGAACAAAATCCCTTCCTTGGATGGAGAGGGGCAAGGTTTCTTCTTGGAAACCCTGAGATCCTCACAACCCAACTTACTGCACTCGTGCGACTCAGCACACTTGGGAAAGTGAGAATAATGTTTCCCATGGTTGTTGACAGCATACAATCAGAACAGCTCATCAAATTCACAAGAGAAATTGTTGGCAAGTGTGAATCTGTTCCTGAAAACCTCTCCCTGGGAGCGATGTTTGAAATACCCAGTGCATTTCTCGAAGCCAAAAAGATACTGAGTCTTTTTGACTTTGGCTCCATCGGCTCTAATGATCTTATTCAATATTTATTTGCTATTGACAGAGGTAATGCTCTTGTGGCTGGGGAGTACAATCCTGATCACCCTGCGCTTTGGACCCTGTTGAAGGATCTGGCCCAGAATGCTGCAGCTCTTAATAAGCCATTATCGTTGTGTGGAGAAATGGCTGCAAGAGAAGGGATGTCTTCGAGACTGGTTGACATAAAAATTAAATCTGTTAGTGTTGCACCGCGACTTATCCCAAGGGTCAGAAATGAGCTGGCGCACCATGCGGGACAACTGTAA
- a CDS encoding Nitrogenase (molybdenum-iron)-specific transcriptional regulator NifA: MTHSAQARLLRAVQEKEFQRVGGTEPVKIDLRLICATNRNLELDVKEGRFREDLYYRINVFTIFIPPLRERGADKLLLADYFVKKYSKLHDKHLERISTAAIDMLSAYHWPGNVRELENVIERSVIVSTDTVIGGHDLPPTLQLKNMPVQGKRLDTFENMVAAYERELIIEALKDTEGNQTEAAKLLGTTKRIIQYKISKYNIDFNRFRVTQRD; this comes from the coding sequence ATGACGCACTCCGCTCAGGCAAGGCTTCTTAGAGCTGTCCAGGAGAAAGAATTTCAAAGAGTCGGCGGTACAGAGCCTGTGAAAATCGATCTGCGTCTGATCTGTGCCACAAACCGAAACTTAGAGCTTGATGTCAAAGAGGGAAGGTTCAGGGAAGATCTTTACTACAGGATAAATGTATTCACTATATTTATTCCCCCGCTCAGAGAAAGAGGAGCAGACAAACTGTTGCTTGCGGATTATTTTGTCAAAAAGTACAGCAAACTACACGATAAACACTTGGAAAGAATCTCAACAGCTGCAATAGATATGCTCTCAGCCTACCACTGGCCGGGAAATGTCAGAGAGCTTGAAAATGTGATCGAGCGCTCTGTAATTGTTTCCACTGATACTGTAATAGGAGGCCATGACCTCCCACCGACCCTTCAACTAAAAAATATGCCAGTTCAGGGAAAACGCCTGGATACCTTTGAAAACATGGTCGCCGCATATGAACGGGAACTGATAATCGAGGCACTGAAAGATACAGAAGGTAACCAGACTGAAGCAGCGAAACTGCTTGGTACAACAAAGAGAATAATTCAATACAAGATAAGTAAATACAATATTGACTTTAACAGATTCAGGGTGACACAAAGAGATTAA
- a CDS encoding Nitrogenase (molybdenum-iron)-specific transcriptional regulator NifA, which produces MLPQMQQELSFNGLAVLYQIAHLLASDQPLEKTMNSILQTLESNAGMKRGMITILSPDNKEMAVDVALGINEDEKKRGVYRPGEGITGRVVSTGRPIAIPTLDREPTFLDRTGARKGLEQSELSFLCVPIKSGDTIVGALSVDRVAVEGSMSLENEINFLQAVSDLIAQTVQLRRKHYNHIHKLEQENSQLRRSLEVKGKPDQMIGNSSTMRDVYRHIAQVSPSNTTVLIRGETGTGKELVARAIHQKSQFKDGSFIAVNCAALPESLL; this is translated from the coding sequence ATGTTACCACAAATGCAACAGGAACTCAGCTTCAACGGTCTTGCGGTTCTCTACCAAATTGCTCACCTTCTGGCATCCGATCAGCCTCTCGAGAAAACAATGAACTCCATACTGCAAACGCTTGAATCCAATGCAGGGATGAAACGGGGAATGATTACCATACTGAGCCCCGATAACAAAGAGATGGCAGTAGATGTTGCTCTTGGAATAAATGAGGATGAGAAAAAAAGAGGAGTGTACAGACCTGGAGAAGGGATTACCGGCAGAGTTGTCTCCACCGGACGCCCCATCGCAATCCCCACTCTCGACAGAGAACCAACATTTCTCGACCGCACAGGCGCCCGAAAGGGATTGGAACAATCAGAACTCTCGTTTTTATGTGTTCCGATAAAGTCCGGTGATACCATTGTTGGTGCACTCTCGGTTGACAGAGTTGCTGTTGAAGGCTCTATGAGCCTTGAAAACGAGATAAATTTTTTGCAGGCAGTTTCGGATCTTATCGCTCAAACCGTTCAGCTAAGACGAAAACATTACAACCATATACATAAACTTGAACAAGAGAATTCCCAGCTCCGCCGTTCACTTGAGGTTAAGGGTAAACCAGATCAGATGATCGGAAACAGCTCAACCATGAGAGATGTGTATCGTCATATCGCACAGGTTTCACCCTCAAATACAACAGTGCTGATTCGGGGTGAAACAGGCACAGGTAAGGAACTTGTTGCAAGAGCAATTCACCAGAAAAGCCAGTTTAAAGATGGTTCTTTCATAGCGGTAAACTGTGCTGCACTTCCCGAATCACTTCTCTAA
- a CDS encoding Dual specificity protein phosphatase 23 translates to MILNFSWVIPSKLSGCSLPRGQKDIEFLYSQGVKRLVSLKRPSDEISVICEQQGLKWTYFGITDFSVPNNDYEFDELVNSIISDMDNGIPCCVHCHAGIGRTGMLLACILGKYFKISAEKAIQAVKKTRSAIDTGEQVEYVYNYLREYEN, encoded by the coding sequence ATGATACTGAATTTCTCCTGGGTTATTCCATCCAAACTCTCCGGCTGCTCTTTGCCCAGAGGTCAAAAAGATATTGAATTTCTGTATTCTCAGGGGGTAAAGAGGCTTGTCTCCCTTAAAAGACCATCTGATGAAATCTCGGTTATTTGTGAGCAACAGGGTTTGAAGTGGACATATTTTGGAATAACTGATTTTTCTGTTCCGAATAATGATTATGAGTTTGATGAACTTGTAAACTCCATAATTTCCGATATGGATAATGGGATCCCCTGTTGTGTCCATTGCCATGCAGGGATTGGACGCACTGGGATGTTGCTGGCCTGTATTTTGGGTAAATATTTCAAAATCAGTGCTGAGAAAGCTATTCAGGCAGTCAAAAAAACAAGATCTGCAATAGATACCGGTGAACAGGTCGAATATGTGTACAACTACTTAAGGGAATATGAAAACTGA
- a CDS encoding Deoxyguanosinetriphosphate triphosphohydrolase produces MKTEFDISKFLLEDEEKLSAFAKKSSESLGRCFPMKRDPFRLEFARDETRILHSPPFRRLKHKTQVFLSPYNDHICTRMEHVLHVSSIASVIGRCLSLNTDLINAIAKGHDLGHPPFGHAGERVLNNILTEKNVPDGFKHEIHGLRVVDKLTNYGKGLNLTYEVRDGIITHCGESFDKVIYPQRDRNLYELEKITDRNHHPATLEGCLVRLVDRIAYLGRDLEDAIKAGLIGKSDIPSEVAKNLGHDNGKIIGSFVNDVISSSIERDAIGMSEEVFELMKLLKEFNYERIYLHPEVERKSDKAVRMIEYLFYELEKMYQNTDRGTNHLLVQNIVRETPVLGTFFDFLKNINYNKETPTWRIITDYIAGMTDIFAERTFAQLFMPSPVI; encoded by the coding sequence ATGAAAACTGAATTTGATATAAGCAAATTTCTTCTTGAGGATGAAGAGAAGCTCAGTGCGTTTGCCAAAAAGAGCAGTGAGTCCCTTGGTCGCTGTTTCCCGATGAAACGGGATCCCTTCAGACTTGAGTTTGCGCGGGATGAAACCCGTATTCTTCACTCACCACCTTTCAGGCGTTTAAAGCACAAAACCCAGGTTTTCCTTTCTCCATACAACGATCATATTTGTACCAGAATGGAGCATGTTCTCCATGTCTCGAGTATTGCCTCTGTCATAGGCCGTTGTCTCAGTCTCAATACTGATCTGATCAATGCTATTGCCAAAGGTCACGATCTCGGTCACCCTCCCTTTGGGCATGCAGGGGAGAGAGTGTTAAACAATATCCTCACTGAGAAAAATGTCCCCGATGGCTTCAAACATGAAATTCACGGGCTTAGAGTGGTGGATAAACTTACAAACTACGGCAAGGGGCTTAATCTCACCTATGAGGTCAGGGATGGAATAATCACCCATTGTGGTGAAAGCTTTGATAAAGTTATTTACCCCCAGAGAGATCGGAATTTGTATGAATTGGAGAAAATAACTGACAGAAACCATCATCCGGCAACTCTTGAAGGGTGTCTTGTTCGTTTGGTGGACAGAATTGCCTATCTGGGTAGGGATTTAGAGGATGCGATCAAGGCTGGATTGATTGGAAAAAGCGATATCCCTTCAGAAGTGGCAAAAAATCTGGGTCATGATAACGGAAAAATCATTGGCTCTTTTGTTAATGATGTTATCTCAAGCAGCATTGAAAGAGATGCTATCGGGATGAGCGAAGAGGTATTTGAGCTGATGAAACTGCTCAAAGAGTTCAATTACGAACGGATCTATCTGCATCCTGAAGTAGAGCGCAAGTCAGATAAAGCTGTAAGGATGATTGAGTACCTTTTCTATGAGCTGGAAAAGATGTATCAAAACACCGATCGTGGCACAAATCATCTATTGGTTCAAAATATTGTAAGAGAAACTCCGGTTTTAGGCACGTTTTTCGACTTTCTAAAGAACATTAACTATAACAAAGAAACACCCACCTGGAGAATAATCACCGATTATATCGCCGGAATGACTGATATATTTGCAGAAAGAACTTTTGCTCAACTCTTCATGCCTTCACCAGTTATATAA
- a CDS encoding Endo-1,4-beta-glucanase has product MGRDLTGGWHDCGDYIKFHVTGPYAAYMYLYGYDNFPEIYPDNYSQAYSAPPSNGIPDVLDEVKIQTDYLIRTVNGNRAYWQIGDMRDHNVFTDAITNSNQNLYNGSHIRPVYSATSGRSNAFGDAASALALMSIVYREFDEEYADKCLKAAIEYYNIATTNPSNTADADNSAYNWKGRADWEDNVGLAAITLYRATGEAAYRNAAIQYANPLSEWRNFEYGEMHHILFLELYRVTNNNMWLNRVSNWVNRMELQPCGYHHNTNWGSLRNAGNAALLAALYHMYTGDQDAYDFAKRNVDFILGSHDGFKLNDSTYQLPKNFSFLIGYNELGGGYPQFPHHAAAFGKSSNAWGKYWEEEANPGTHQYEFKLLGGLAGGPQRPCSLFIDNIDDYVSSEYCIYYNAAFTGAVAYINLIENDENRVITSNNASVASGFSLNVNSRGDLNFNVPGKDNYSIALYQMNGKRVKTVVNEMFQAGSHTLSIETGRLPSGVYLVRLRNESESVVARMHIGR; this is encoded by the coding sequence TTGGGAAGAGATCTGACGGGTGGATGGCACGATTGCGGTGATTACATAAAATTCCATGTAACCGGTCCCTATGCTGCCTATATGTACTTATATGGTTACGATAATTTTCCTGAAATCTACCCCGATAACTATTCTCAGGCCTATTCCGCTCCGCCCTCAAATGGAATACCGGATGTTTTGGATGAAGTCAAAATACAAACCGATTACCTGATAAGAACCGTAAACGGTAATCGTGCCTACTGGCAGATAGGCGACATGAGAGATCACAATGTGTTTACCGATGCCATAACAAATTCAAATCAGAATCTCTATAACGGTAGTCATATCAGACCTGTCTACTCTGCTACCAGCGGAAGATCAAATGCCTTTGGAGATGCCGCTTCTGCACTTGCACTGATGTCCATTGTGTACAGGGAGTTTGATGAAGAGTATGCTGATAAATGTCTCAAGGCTGCAATCGAGTACTATAACATTGCTACCACTAATCCATCAAATACAGCAGATGCTGATAACAGCGCATATAATTGGAAAGGGAGAGCAGACTGGGAGGATAACGTAGGTCTGGCAGCGATAACCCTGTACAGGGCAACGGGAGAAGCCGCTTACCGCAATGCCGCAATTCAATACGCAAATCCCCTTAGCGAGTGGCGAAATTTTGAATACGGGGAGATGCACCACATTCTTTTTCTCGAACTCTACAGGGTGACAAATAATAATATGTGGCTTAACAGAGTCTCAAACTGGGTAAATCGTATGGAATTACAACCCTGCGGCTATCACCACAACACCAACTGGGGTTCTCTTCGAAATGCCGGGAATGCGGCTCTTTTGGCTGCACTCTATCATATGTATACCGGGGATCAGGATGCATATGATTTTGCCAAAAGAAATGTGGATTTTATACTGGGCAGCCATGATGGTTTTAAACTCAATGACAGCACATATCAGTTGCCAAAGAATTTTTCCTTTCTTATAGGTTACAACGAGCTTGGTGGTGGTTACCCTCAGTTCCCTCACCATGCTGCAGCCTTCGGAAAATCTTCAAACGCCTGGGGCAAATATTGGGAGGAAGAGGCTAATCCCGGAACACATCAGTATGAGTTTAAACTTTTGGGGGGGCTTGCAGGGGGACCCCAAAGACCCTGTTCACTGTTTATTGACAATATAGATGACTATGTTTCGAGTGAATACTGTATCTACTACAATGCAGCCTTTACCGGTGCTGTTGCCTATATTAACTTAATAGAAAATGATGAAAACCGTGTTATTACCTCAAACAATGCTTCCGTTGCCAGTGGCTTTTCACTGAATGTGAATAGTCGCGGGGATTTAAATTTCAACGTTCCCGGCAAGGATAATTACTCTATCGCTTTGTATCAGATGAATGGTAAGAGGGTTAAAACCGTGGTAAACGAAATGTTTCAGGCTGGTTCACATACCCTCTCGATTGAAACCGGGAGGCTCCCATCCGGTGTGTACCTGGTGCGCTTGCGCAACGAGTCAGAATCGGTTGTAGCACGTATGCATATTGGAAGATAG
- a CDS encoding Endonuclease III, with translation MNLYDNVKIDTVYHILEKEFRKHRMPVVDLIEAQTNDPFKVLITTIMSARTRDETTTTAALRLFQHVTSPEDLKSISQSELEKLIYPVGFYKEKAKHLKKLPEVLDSLFQGSIPHTVDELVKLPGVGRKTANLVVAVAFNKPAVCVDIHVHRIFNRLGYLQSKTPHETEMKLRTHFPEKYWVTFNSYFVSFGQNTCTPINPKCPRCPIAIYCSKVGVKKNSK, from the coding sequence ATGAATCTCTATGATAACGTAAAAATTGACACTGTTTACCACATATTAGAGAAAGAATTCCGCAAACACCGGATGCCGGTTGTCGACCTCATCGAAGCACAGACAAACGATCCTTTCAAAGTACTTATTACCACAATCATGAGTGCCAGAACACGGGATGAAACCACTACAACTGCTGCACTGAGACTTTTTCAGCATGTAACATCACCCGAAGACCTGAAAAGTATCTCTCAGTCTGAACTGGAAAAACTAATCTATCCGGTAGGATTCTATAAAGAAAAAGCAAAACATCTTAAGAAGTTACCCGAGGTTCTTGACTCCCTTTTCCAGGGTTCAATACCCCATACCGTAGATGAGCTGGTGAAACTTCCCGGGGTGGGCCGGAAAACAGCCAATCTTGTTGTTGCTGTGGCATTTAATAAACCAGCTGTTTGTGTTGACATACATGTACACAGAATTTTCAACCGGCTTGGGTATCTTCAGTCAAAAACTCCCCACGAAACTGAAATGAAACTAAGGACACATTTCCCGGAAAAATACTGGGTTACATTCAACTCATACTTTGTCTCTTTTGGACAAAACACCTGCACTCCAATTAACCCGAAATGTCCAAGATGCCCGATTGCAATCTATTGCAGCAAAGTCGGAGTGAAAAAAAATTCAAAATGA
- a CDS encoding Serine phosphatase RsbU, regulator of sigma subunit, whose amino-acid sequence MIFSFLSENMILFLLSGIVIATALLYAVYTRYPLHLIYKSKLDLQNMLDAVGDPLAVISNDYTVIRINKAYAKLINRQYKHSIGQKCYTVLRNRSTVCDDCQLEQTQTKQCSLFLQHSEHPSGSGAVSIRFTPFPVRSEKKNEYLIIEHIRDITALEKLKIDLERRNQTLANTTQKLRAANKSIREELNLARQIQQGLLPSKLPEIDRIKFDVIYKPISEVGGDIYDFIRISDTRIGLFIGDASGHGLSSALVGTISKMSLDNHMSPALTTSELLQRMNSDLCRNIHTSHYLTCFWCIFDFETNTLNYSRAGHPDPIVVRKNGDMETLSCNGSFLGIINDAEFQPASFQFKPGDRFYFFTDGIYDVVDKENRLHDVFGYDNFKKLIRQTADTPFSDIIGSIKKNLSAYDREDDYTLIIAEIC is encoded by the coding sequence ATGATTTTCAGTTTTCTATCAGAAAACATGATTTTATTTCTGCTATCCGGCATTGTCATAGCCACAGCCCTTCTCTACGCTGTATACACCAGATACCCTCTTCACCTGATATACAAAAGTAAACTCGATCTTCAGAATATGCTTGATGCAGTTGGGGATCCTCTGGCTGTAATTTCAAATGACTACACAGTCATCAGAATAAACAAAGCCTACGCAAAGCTTATCAATCGTCAATATAAACATTCCATAGGACAAAAATGCTATACTGTTCTAAGAAATCGCAGCACTGTTTGTGATGACTGTCAGCTTGAACAAACCCAGACAAAACAGTGCAGTCTTTTCCTCCAGCACTCTGAGCACCCCAGCGGATCCGGAGCTGTGTCAATCAGATTTACTCCTTTCCCGGTCCGGTCTGAGAAGAAAAATGAATACCTGATCATCGAACACATCAGGGACATAACTGCATTGGAAAAGCTAAAAATAGATCTTGAGAGAAGAAATCAAACACTCGCCAATACTACACAGAAACTCAGAGCTGCAAATAAAAGTATCCGGGAGGAACTAAACCTTGCCAGGCAAATCCAACAGGGCCTGCTCCCTTCAAAACTACCGGAAATTGACAGGATAAAATTTGATGTAATATACAAACCGATAAGTGAAGTCGGCGGTGACATATACGATTTTATCAGGATATCCGATACCCGAATAGGTCTTTTCATTGGAGATGCTTCAGGGCACGGACTTTCATCGGCTTTAGTTGGCACAATCTCAAAAATGTCCCTTGACAACCATATGAGCCCGGCACTGACAACTTCAGAGCTTCTGCAACGAATGAACAGTGACCTGTGCAGAAACATCCATACCAGTCATTACCTTACCTGTTTTTGGTGTATATTTGACTTTGAGACAAATACGCTTAATTACAGCCGGGCCGGTCATCCGGATCCGATTGTGGTAAGAAAAAACGGAGATATGGAGACATTGTCATGTAACGGCTCATTTCTCGGTATTATAAACGATGCAGAATTCCAGCCTGCATCATTTCAATTCAAACCAGGTGACAGATTTTATTTTTTCACCGATGGAATCTATGATGTAGTGGATAAAGAAAACAGATTACACGATGTCTTTGGCTATGATAACTTTAAAAAACTAATCCGTCAAACAGCCGATACTCCTTTTTCTGACATAATCGGCTCAATTAAAAAGAATCTCTCTGCCTATGACAGAGAAGATGATTACACACTGATAATTGCTGAGATTTGTTGA
- a CDS encoding TsaB protein, required for threonylcarbamoyladenosine (t(6)A) formation in tRNA: MSIILSIDTSSTDLGIGIYKDGQAAVSMSRFIPNSHAEHIAQGVKMVLQLNKITAEEITHVGITTGPGSFTGLRIGISFVKGFCLGSKKPVAPFSSLFVLANTFKAKKGTKIFSAIDARRDEIFWASFLSNGDGTVTRLSPDTISHIDSMLVAASDPQDIIITDTMGYSRSTIFKILESNPNHFPVETYPVHRGLSVSQAAYNIIDEEDSWVSASVLEPEYLRLSSAQIKAAG; encoded by the coding sequence ATGAGCATTATATTAAGCATAGATACCTCCTCAACAGATCTTGGAATCGGTATTTATAAGGATGGCCAGGCTGCAGTTTCCATGTCAAGATTTATCCCCAACTCCCACGCCGAACATATTGCTCAGGGCGTTAAAATGGTGCTTCAGCTAAACAAGATCACAGCAGAGGAGATAACCCATGTAGGTATCACTACAGGTCCGGGATCTTTTACGGGTTTAAGAATAGGTATATCATTTGTAAAAGGTTTCTGCCTTGGGAGTAAAAAACCAGTTGCCCCCTTCTCAAGTCTTTTCGTGCTTGCAAACACATTCAAAGCCAAAAAAGGCACCAAAATCTTCTCTGCAATTGATGCCAGACGGGATGAGATTTTCTGGGCCTCATTTCTCTCAAACGGAGATGGTACGGTTACCCGTCTGAGCCCCGATACGATCAGCCATATTGATTCCATGCTTGTTGCCGCTTCAGACCCACAGGACATCATAATTACTGACACCATGGGGTATTCTAGAAGCACAATCTTTAAGATACTTGAAAGTAACCCAAACCATTTCCCCGTTGAAACATATCCTGTTCACCGCGGACTTTCTGTTTCTCAGGCTGCATACAATATCATCGATGAAGAAGACTCATGGGTAAGTGCCTCTGTTCTGGAACCTGAGTATTTGAGACTTTCCTCTGCACAGATAAAGGCGGCTGGATGA
- a CDS encoding D-alanine--D-alanine ligase, with protein MKMQVNVLMGGPSAEHEVSLRSGEEILTHLNKDKYRIRAVVISREKQFFFCDIDQTTPDFQELSSPESSPLFKGPLSPFSCEEIWGDCDAALLALHGTFGEDGVIQGYLETLNIPYSGSGVYSSAVAMNKITSKVLYETGGLTVAPYSIFGRNNPDITVEDLIQTHGFPMFAKCPQSGSSRLLGSANDKKSLMVLLENLLEESDDILVETTIKGTEFSCGVLQDSQKGLYALPPVEIRPLNSKFFDYDAKYSDGASLELVPAPHPFELLEQVKEVALIAHKLLGCSGYSRTDMIYSESRLYVLETNTLPGMTSNSLLPKEFKAEGGSFSKLLDKIISTITVESEKECVS; from the coding sequence ATGAAAATGCAGGTAAATGTATTGATGGGCGGTCCTTCCGCTGAGCACGAAGTATCACTACGCTCCGGAGAGGAGATACTGACCCACCTGAATAAGGACAAATACAGAATCAGGGCCGTAGTTATATCCAGAGAAAAACAGTTTTTTTTCTGCGATATTGACCAGACAACACCTGATTTTCAGGAACTGAGCAGTCCGGAATCCTCACCCCTGTTCAAGGGGCCTTTGAGTCCCTTTAGCTGCGAAGAGATCTGGGGTGATTGTGATGCGGCCCTGCTTGCACTTCATGGCACATTCGGTGAAGATGGTGTCATTCAGGGCTACCTTGAAACATTGAATATACCCTACAGCGGTTCAGGGGTATATTCAAGTGCTGTTGCAATGAACAAAATCACTTCCAAAGTATTATACGAAACGGGAGGACTTACAGTTGCCCCCTACTCTATCTTTGGCAGGAACAATCCCGATATCACAGTTGAGGATCTGATTCAAACGCATGGATTTCCCATGTTTGCCAAATGCCCTCAATCGGGATCCAGCAGACTTCTTGGAAGTGCAAATGATAAAAAGTCACTTATGGTGTTATTGGAAAACCTTTTGGAGGAATCGGATGATATTCTTGTCGAGACAACCATAAAGGGAACGGAATTCTCCTGTGGTGTGCTTCAGGATAGCCAAAAAGGACTATACGCTTTGCCTCCTGTAGAAATACGCCCTCTGAATTCAAAGTTTTTCGATTATGATGCCAAGTACAGCGACGGTGCTTCTCTGGAACTTGTCCCCGCTCCCCATCCCTTTGAGCTGCTTGAGCAAGTTAAGGAAGTGGCACTGATAGCACATAAGCTTCTTGGATGCAGCGGATATTCCAGAACAGATATGATCTATTCAGAATCCAGACTTTATGTTCTGGAAACAAACACACTGCCTGGAATGACCTCAAATTCACTGTTACCAAAAGAGTTCAAGGCCGAAGGCGGATCCTTTTCAAAGCTTCTTGACAAAATAATCTCCACTATCACTGTTGAATCTGAAAAGGAATGTGTGTCATGA